In a genomic window of Mercenaria mercenaria strain notata chromosome 19, MADL_Memer_1, whole genome shotgun sequence:
- the LOC123542863 gene encoding zinc finger protein 665-like, giving the protein MIIHSIPAETNDNMTTHNVEQNFKCPACDFASYTSSSLRSHMKKHNGENYLKCNVCDYASHYSSNLKRHMAKHSGEKCFKCNFCDYACHQNDNLKKHMVTHTGEKRFKCDVCDYVSYTKYRLNRHSRIHKRENRFKCNICDYACHLNSNLKIHNAIHTGEKRFKCDVCDYASSTKHRLNTHSRIHTRDKIFKCNICVYACNHNGNLKKHMAIHTGEKRFKCSVCDYACHNNSILKRHMAIHTGEKRFKCSVCDYACYNNSILKRHMAIHTGEKRFKCDVCDYASYIKHSLNRHSRIHTREKCFKCNICVYACNHNDNLKKHIAIHTGEKRFKCSVCDYACHNNSILKKHMAIHTGEKRFKCDVCDYASIHKNNMKIHMRKHTGEKCFKCGMCNYACNQRANLQIHILKHTGNRNFRCDFCDNAFYTMNMLKVHIRTHTEDKLYNCDICGSAFKSKGSLKTHIGKHVG; this is encoded by the coding sequence ATGATTATACATAGTATTCCAGCAGAAACCAATGACAATATGACAACACATAACGTGGAGCAAAACTTTAAATGTCCTGCTTGTGATTTTGCTTCTTATACAAGCAGTAGTCTGAGGAGTCATATGAAAAAACATAATGGAGAAAACtatttaaaatgtaatgtttgtgattatgctAGCCACTATAGCAGTAATCTGAAGAGGCATATGGCAAAACATTctggagagaaatgctttaagTGCAATTTTTGTGATTATGCGTGTCACCAGAATGATAATCTGAAAAAGCACATGGTAACTCATACTGGAGAGAAACGCTTCAAATGCGATGTTTGTGATTATGTAAGTTATACTAAATATAGACTAAACAGACACTCGAGAATACATAAAAGAGAAAATCGCTTTAAGTGCAATATTTGTGATTATGCGTGTCACCTGAACAGCAATCTGAAGATACACAATGCAattcatacaggagagaaacgcttCAAATgcgatgtttgtgattatgcaagTTCTACTAAACATAGACTAAACACACACTCGAGAATACATACAAGAGATAAAATCTTTAAGTGCAATATTTGCGTTTATGCGTGTAACCATAACGGCAATCTAAAGAAGCATATGGCAATTCATACTGGagagaaacgctttaaatgtagtgtttgtgattatgcatgtcaTAATAACAGTATACTGAAGAGGCACATGgcaatacatactggagagaaacgctttaaatgtagtgtttgtgattatgcatgttatAATAACAGTATACTGAAGAGGCACATGgcaatacatactggagagaaacgcTTCAAATgcgatgtttgtgattatgcaagTTATATTAAACATAGCCTAAACAGACACTCGAGAATACATACAAGAGAAAAATGCTTTAAGTGCAATATTTGCGTTTATGCGTGTAACCATAACGACAATCTGAAGAAGCATATAGCAATTCATACTGGagagaaacgctttaaatgtagtgtttgtgattatgcatgtcaTAATAACAGTATACTGAAGAAGCACATGgcaatacatactggagagaaacgcTTCAAATgcgatgtttgtgattatgcaagtattcataaaaataatatgaagatacatatgagaaaacatacaggagagaaatgctttaaatgtgggATGTGTAATTATGCATGTAACCAAAGGGCTAATTTGCAAATACATATACTGAAACACACTGGAAATAGAAATTTCAGATGTGATTTTTGTGATAATGCATTTTATACAATGAATATGCTCAAAGTGCATATAAGAACACATACAGAAGACAAATTGTATAACTGTGATATTTGCGGTTCTGCCTTTAAATCGAAAGGTAGTCTGAAGACACACATTGGAAAGCATGTAGGATGA
- the LOC128551304 gene encoding zinc finger protein 227-like encodes MHEVQKSFKCNTCDYSSCVKDNLKKHMRKHAGEKRYKCDICDYKFSAKCNLKIHRESKHTGDKPFKSKICDYVHSSIFHREVDIKILVKITFYDYACIVNTDRKIHMRILAGEYLYKCKMCDFACNQSTNLKRHMLKHIGMRSFKCDVCNHAVYTMYKLKLHMGIHTGDKCYNCDICGSAFSSKSILTSHIGTHIREKHFSCDFCDYAGYQSHHLKENMTIHTEEKSYKCDICDYSCNSRAYLKTQNTYRRGEGL; translated from the coding sequence ATGCACGAAGTACAGAAAAGCTTTAAATGCAACACTTGTGATTATTCAAGCTGCGTAAAAGATAATCTAAAGAAACACATGAGAAAGCATGCCGGAGAGAAGAGatataaatgtgatatttgtgattACAAATTTAGTGCAAAGTGTAATCTGAAGATACACAGAGAGAGTAAACATACAGGAGACAAACCCTTCAAGAGCAAGATATGTGATTATGTTCATTCAAGCATCTTCCATAGGGAAGTAGATAtaaaaattcttgttaaaatcacattttatgATTATGCCTGTATTGTAAACACTGACCGGAAGATCCATATGAGAATACTTGCAggagaatatttatataaatgtaaaatgtgtgattTTGCATGTAACCAATCCACTAATCTGAAGAGACATATGCTTAAACACATAGGAATGCGaagctttaaatgtgatgtttgtaatCATGCAGTTTACACAATGTATAAGCTAAAATTACATATGGGAATACATACAGGAGATAAATGCTATAATTGTGATATATGCGGTTCTGCATTTAGCTCGAAAAGTATTCTGACATCACACATTGGAACACATATAAGGGAGAAACACTTCAGCTGTGATTTTTGTGATTATGCTGGTTATCAGAGCCATCATCTAAAAGAGAATATGACAATACATACTGAAGAGAAATCctataaatgtgatatttgtgattATTCCTGTAACTCAAGAGCTTATCTGAAGACACAAAATACATACAGGAGAGGAGAAGGTCTTTAA
- the LOC123542860 gene encoding zinc finger protein 600-like has translation MPEVKERFKCDTCDFASQTLSRLKGHLRIHTGEKPYKCNLCDYAGNRKAYLKNHMTVHTGNKCFKCNVCDYACNRSDHLKRHSRKHTGEKIFKCGICDYAYNDSSYLKIHMRKHTGEKQLKCKVCGYVCYWNSILKSHKRIHTGDKCFKCEICDFACTDRSNLKSHMLRHTGKKSFKCDVCDYAFYRRYELKVHMRKHTGEKQFKCKICDYACNRSNALKSHMNMHMEETCLKCDDCDYACIRHYTLKMHALRHTGKKNFKCDVCSDAFYMSFELKKYKGKHTGEKQLKCNICGYACNQRCRMMIHMRIHTGEKCFKCNICDYACTTRSNLKRHTLRHTGKKGFKCAVCDYASYTSYRLKVHTRKHTGDNNFKCDVCNSAFKSKRTLTSHIRKHI, from the coding sequence ATGCCTGAAGTGAAGGAAAGGTTTAAATGTGATACGTGCGATTTTGCATCTCAAACATTGAGTCGTCTGAAGGGTCATTtgagaatacatacaggagaaaaacccTATAAATGTAATCTGTGCGATTATGCAGGTAATCGAAAAGCTTACCTAAAGAATCACATGACCGTGCATACAGGCAATAAATGCTTCAAATGTAATGtctgtgattatgcatgtaaccGAAGTGATCATCTGAAACGACACTCGAGAAAACATACAGGAGAGAAGATATTTAAATGTGGCATTTGTGATTATGCATATAATGATAGCAGTTACCTGAAGATACATATGAGaaaacatacaggagagaaacagTTAAAATGCAAAGTATGTGGTTATGTATGTTATTGGAACAGTATTCTGAAGAGCCATAagagaatacatacaggagacaaatgctttaaatgtgagaTTTGTGATTTTGCATGTACCGACCGCAGTAATCTGAAGAGTCATATGCTGAGACACACCggaaagaaaagttttaaatgtgatgtttgtgattatgcatttTATAGGAGGTATGAGCTCAAAGTTCATATGAGaaaacatacaggagagaaacagTTTAAATGCAAGATATGTGATTATGCCTGTAACAGAAGTAATGCTCTGAAAAGCCATATGAACATGCATATGgaagaaacatgtttaaaatgtgatgattgtgattatgcatgtatcAGACATTATACTCTGAAAATGCATGCACTGAGACATACtggaaagaaaaattttaaatgtgatgtttgtagTGATGCATTTTATATGAGTTTTGAACTAAAAAAGTATAAAGGaaaacatacaggagagaaacagTTAAAATGCAATATATGTGGTTATGCATGTAATCAACGTTGTAGAATGATGATccatatgagaatacatacaggagaaaaatgctttaaatgtaacatttgtgattatgcatgtaccACCCGCAGTAATCTGAAGAGACATACACTGAGACACACTGGAAAGAAAGGTTTTAAATGTgctgtttgtgattatgcatccTATACCAGTTATAGGCTTAAAGTGCATACGAGAAAGCATACAGGAGATAACAATTTTAAATGTGACGTTTGCAATTCTGCATTTAAGTCGAAAAGGACTTTGACATCTcacattagaaaacatatttGA